In Alkalihalobacterium alkalinitrilicum, a genomic segment contains:
- a CDS encoding Na(+)/H(+) antiporter subunit B produces the protein MRTNNVMLHTITRIVTFIILVFSVYLFFAGHNNPGGGFIGGLMTASALLLMYLGFDMKTVKKAIPFNFTHMIAFGLLISIITGFGSMLFGFPFLTQFDQYVTIPLLGEFHLTTALPFDLGIYLVVVGIALLIILTIAEDDA, from the coding sequence ATGAGGACCAACAATGTAATGCTTCACACGATTACACGAATTGTAACCTTCATTATTCTTGTCTTCTCGGTCTACTTGTTCTTTGCTGGGCATAACAATCCTGGCGGTGGATTTATCGGTGGACTAATGACTGCAAGTGCTTTGTTACTAATGTATCTTGGATTTGATATGAAGACTGTCAAAAAGGCTATCCCGTTTAATTTTACGCATATGATTGCGTTTGGATTGTTAATCTCGATCATAACAGGATTTGGCAGCATGCTTTTTGGCTTTCCATTTTTAACTCAGTTTGATCAATATGTGACGATCCCGCTTCTAGGTGAGTTTCACTTAACAACTGCACTCCCGTTTGATTTAGGAATTTACCTAGTCGTAGTTGGGATTGCACTCTTAATTATTTTAACAATTGCGGAGGATGATGCTTAA
- a CDS encoding Na+/H+ antiporter subunit D, with product MNNLVILPILIPFIIGTVLILFAKYHTLQRVISGITVFALLGISIYLAIFVYQEGILTLELGDWPAPFGIILVADMFATMMVILSSIVGLVCLFFAFQTISSEREKFFFYPFYFFLLTGVNGAFLTGDLFNLFVFFEVMLIASYILIVIGGTKYQLRESLKYVAINIFASILFIVGVAYIYAATGTLNMADLAVKVALLEQQGVLNVIAILFLIVFAMKGALFPLYFWLPRSYYGPPAAIAALFGGLLTKVGMYAIIRMFTLIFNHDPGFTHTVILILAGLTMFFGVLGAVSQFDFKRILSYHIISQVGYMVMGLGIFTPLAIAGAIYYIAHHIIVKAALFLFAGATQKLTGTTNLKEMGGILKTHPLLSWLFFISAISLAGIPPLSGFFSKFALILAGFQEERYIIVTVALIVGLLTLFSMLKIFIYAFWGEQKMTEKQAKQKVGKLLLPIVPLVILTVVLGFFAEPIFSYSLEVAEELLDPSIYINSVLKE from the coding sequence ATGAATAATTTAGTAATATTACCAATATTAATACCATTTATCATCGGAACTGTACTCATTTTATTTGCGAAATACCACACGCTTCAACGCGTCATTAGTGGGATAACCGTTTTTGCTCTTCTTGGTATATCGATTTATTTAGCCATCTTTGTTTATCAAGAAGGAATATTAACGTTAGAACTAGGTGATTGGCCAGCACCATTTGGTATCATACTAGTTGCGGATATGTTTGCAACGATGATGGTCATTCTTTCAAGTATTGTAGGGCTTGTATGTTTATTTTTTGCCTTTCAAACAATTTCAAGTGAACGTGAAAAGTTCTTCTTTTACCCTTTCTACTTCTTCCTTTTAACAGGGGTAAATGGTGCCTTTTTAACAGGTGACTTGTTTAACTTGTTCGTATTCTTCGAAGTTATGTTAATCGCTTCGTATATTCTAATTGTTATTGGTGGTACGAAATATCAACTACGTGAATCTTTAAAATATGTAGCTATTAATATATTCGCCTCCATTTTGTTCATTGTCGGTGTCGCTTATATATATGCGGCAACAGGAACATTAAATATGGCAGATTTAGCGGTAAAGGTTGCACTCTTAGAGCAACAAGGTGTATTGAACGTCATTGCAATTCTCTTTTTAATTGTATTTGCAATGAAAGGAGCACTATTCCCGCTCTATTTCTGGCTACCACGTTCCTACTACGGTCCACCTGCAGCAATTGCTGCCTTATTCGGTGGCTTATTAACAAAAGTAGGAATGTATGCGATCATTCGCATGTTTACATTAATTTTCAATCATGATCCTGGCTTTACACATACGGTCATTTTAATCCTAGCAGGATTAACAATGTTCTTTGGTGTATTAGGAGCTGTATCGCAATTCGATTTCAAACGAATTCTCTCTTATCACATCATTAGTCAGGTTGGTTACATGGTAATGGGTCTCGGTATCTTTACTCCACTTGCAATTGCAGGTGCGATCTATTATATCGCTCATCATATTATCGTAAAAGCTGCACTATTCCTCTTTGCAGGGGCTACGCAAAAGCTAACAGGAACGACGAACTTAAAAGAGATGGGTGGAATATTAAAAACACATCCATTACTTTCGTGGCTGTTTTTCATTTCAGCTATATCACTAGCTGGAATTCCACCACTGAGTGGGTTCTTTAGTAAATTTGCACTCATCTTAGCAGGCTTCCAAGAAGAACGGTATATCATTGTAACCGTTGCGTTAATTGTTGGTCTATTAACTCTCTTCTCGATGTTGAAAATCTTTATCTATGCTTTCTGGGGAGAGCAAAAGATGACTGAAAAGCAAGCAAAACAGAAAGTTGGAAAATTACTTCTCCCTATCGTACCATTAGTCATTTTAACCGTAGTGTTGGGCTTTTTCGCAGAACCGATCTTCTCGTATTCATTAGAAGTCGCAGAAGAGCTTTTAGACCCATCGATTTATATTAATTCTGTACTTAAGGAGTAG
- a CDS encoding Na+/H+ antiporter subunit E — MAFQILLNVVLAFIWAFLQNSYTFVDFFIGYLVGLLILFVLRRFLKFDFYFRRVVAVIKLILLFSKELILANWDVIKIVLSPKMDIQPGIIAVPTKLKTEWELTLLASLISLTPGTLSMDFSDDNKILYIHSIHVPDKDEMIKQIHNTFEKAIMEVTH, encoded by the coding sequence ATGGCTTTTCAAATCTTATTAAATGTCGTGCTTGCTTTTATATGGGCTTTCTTACAAAATAGCTATACTTTTGTCGACTTCTTCATAGGGTATCTCGTGGGTTTATTGATATTATTTGTTTTAAGGCGATTTCTTAAGTTTGATTTTTACTTCAGACGTGTCGTCGCGGTCATCAAACTCATCTTACTCTTTAGTAAAGAGTTGATATTAGCCAACTGGGATGTTATTAAAATTGTGTTGAGTCCAAAAATGGACATTCAGCCTGGAATTATAGCAGTTCCCACTAAGCTCAAAACAGAATGGGAGCTAACGTTACTCGCTTCTTTGATCTCATTAACACCAGGAACGTTATCAATGGATTTTTCAGATGACAATAAAATTCTTTATATTCATTCAATCCACGTTCCTGATAAAGACGAGATGATTAAACAAATACACAATACGTTTGAAAAAGCCATCATGGAGGTGACTCATTGA
- a CDS encoding Na(+)/H(+) antiporter subunit C, producing the protein MEILMSITVGVLFMVGTYLILTKSLLRVILGLMLLSHGAHLLLLTMAGLKRGAPPLLGQEAPFYADPLPQALILTAIVISFGVTAFLLVLAYRTYKEHKTDDLDKLRGTGDE; encoded by the coding sequence ATGGAAATTTTAATGTCCATCACAGTTGGTGTCCTCTTTATGGTCGGAACGTATTTAATCCTGACGAAAAGTTTACTACGAGTTATCTTAGGTTTGATGCTCCTTTCGCACGGTGCACATTTATTACTACTCACTATGGCAGGATTAAAAAGAGGAGCTCCTCCTTTACTAGGACAAGAAGCTCCCTTTTATGCCGACCCGCTTCCACAAGCGCTAATATTAACAGCCATTGTAATTAGTTTCGGTGTAACGGCATTTTTACTCGTATTAGCTTATCGAACATATAAAGAGCACAAAACTGATGATTTAGATAAATTAAGGGGAACTGGCGATGAATAA
- the mnhG gene encoding monovalent cation/H(+) antiporter subunit G has protein sequence MIEIIISVFALIGGLLSLLGAIGMIRFPDVYGRLHAATKSATLGVILIMTATFLFFLLYEQLFVAKVLLTILFVFLTAPLAGQMMSRSAYRTGVPLWEKSIQDDLKAKMDKDKKKVKAKS, from the coding sequence TTGATCGAGATAATAATTAGTGTCTTCGCCTTAATAGGAGGCCTTCTCAGCCTATTAGGAGCCATCGGTATGATCCGATTTCCCGATGTATACGGACGATTACACGCAGCCACTAAGAGTGCAACATTAGGCGTTATTTTAATCATGACAGCAACCTTCTTATTCTTTCTGCTTTATGAGCAACTGTTTGTTGCAAAAGTCTTATTAACGATCCTTTTCGTATTCTTAACCGCACCTCTTGCTGGGCAGATGATGTCAAGATCCGCCTATCGCACTGGTGTCCCACTATGGGAAAAAAGCATTCAAGACGATTTAAAAGCAAAAATGGACAAAGACAAGAAAAAAGTGAAAGCAAAAAGCTAA
- a CDS encoding Na(+)/H(+) antiporter subunit F1: MLQTVLQIVLIIMSISLFVCFIRAIIGPTMSDRIVALDTFGINLIGFVGILMIIQETTAYAEIVLVLGILAFVGSIALAKFLERGVVFDRDNN, encoded by the coding sequence ATGCTACAAACTGTATTACAGATTGTTCTCATCATCATGTCCATTTCACTTTTCGTTTGCTTTATTCGTGCGATTATTGGACCTACGATGTCAGACCGTATAGTTGCTTTAGATACGTTCGGAATTAATTTAATTGGCTTTGTTGGAATTTTAATGATTATTCAAGAAACAACCGCCTATGCAGAAATTGTTCTAGTCCTCGGTATTCTTGCTTTTGTCGGTTCCATTGCACTAGCCAAGTTCTTAGAAAGGGGTGTTGTTTTTGATCGAGATAATAATTAG